In Bacillus cereus ATCC 14579, a single window of DNA contains:
- a CDS encoding YjcZ family sporulation protein: protein MGYGGSCGGGCGFGGGFALLVVLFILLIIVGASCWGGGFGC, encoded by the coding sequence ATGGGCTATGGAGGTAGTTGTGGTGGAGGCTGTGGTTTCGGCGGCGGATTTGCCTTACTTGTTGTGCTCTTCATCTTATTAATCATTGTTGGCGCTAGCTGTTGGGGCGGCGGATTCGGCTGCTAA